The following are from one region of the Streptomyces decoyicus genome:
- a CDS encoding PucR family transcriptional regulator, producing MIMNDAPDESDVLTRAVTAVGTLGPCRAEAAYLTLDNGLARIPADWPHATPHLDAQVRRLGGQGGPVTVPDREWGWSLALHSKADAVGHLVISAPSQPTDDEYFLLRVLAQHTAAALTQALARRTERDRTQRLRQVNDDRAATNARLTTSVSELEHQRSVHEMLSNASANDDGVQGIAGALHRLTGYPVAIEDRFGNLWAWAGPGRPDPYPKPEATPHEELLQDAARRQRPVRVAEQVIALAQHRGEVLGTVALIDPEAGAGEEERFALDYASAALALELAHLRNLAEVELRLRRELVDDLITGTDDASAYARAAAVGHDLHGPHYLAAVQWAGRPADDTFVQAVGRSAAGLRMRSLLARRSGMAVLVLQGRPQAKALHEAVGRELGSPTGSIGVGGRCDTPSEIPRSFQEALRALEVRQRSQSPHGTTTFDELGLYRILGSGGGYREVEQFVREWLGPLLDYDAAHHSDLVQTLSQYFECGGNYDATAAALPIHRSTLRYRLQRIREVSGSDLGDVDSRLNLHVATRVWKVLGGCP from the coding sequence ATGATCATGAATGACGCGCCGGACGAGAGCGATGTCCTGACGCGGGCCGTCACCGCCGTTGGCACCCTCGGTCCGTGCCGCGCCGAGGCCGCCTACCTCACGCTCGACAACGGCCTGGCCCGCATCCCCGCCGACTGGCCCCACGCCACCCCCCACCTCGATGCCCAGGTCCGGAGACTGGGCGGTCAGGGTGGGCCGGTCACGGTGCCGGACCGGGAATGGGGCTGGAGCCTCGCGCTGCACAGCAAGGCGGACGCCGTCGGCCACCTGGTGATCAGCGCACCGTCCCAGCCCACCGATGACGAGTACTTCCTGCTGCGGGTCCTGGCTCAGCACACCGCGGCGGCCCTGACGCAAGCCCTGGCCCGGCGCACGGAACGCGACCGTACGCAGCGGCTTCGGCAGGTCAACGATGACCGGGCGGCCACGAACGCCCGGCTCACCACGTCCGTCTCCGAACTGGAGCATCAGCGCTCCGTCCACGAGATGCTCAGCAACGCCTCCGCGAACGACGACGGCGTACAGGGCATCGCCGGGGCCCTCCACCGGCTCACCGGATACCCGGTCGCCATCGAGGACCGCTTCGGCAATCTGTGGGCCTGGGCGGGCCCGGGCCGCCCGGACCCCTACCCCAAACCCGAGGCGACCCCGCACGAAGAGCTTCTGCAGGATGCGGCCCGCCGGCAGCGGCCGGTGCGGGTGGCGGAACAGGTCATCGCGCTGGCCCAGCACCGCGGCGAGGTCCTCGGCACCGTGGCCCTGATCGACCCCGAAGCAGGCGCCGGCGAGGAAGAACGGTTCGCCCTCGATTACGCCAGCGCTGCGCTGGCCCTGGAACTGGCCCATCTGCGCAACCTCGCCGAGGTGGAACTGCGGCTACGACGCGAACTTGTGGACGACCTGATCACCGGCACCGACGACGCGAGCGCCTACGCCAGGGCCGCCGCCGTCGGCCATGACCTGCACGGTCCGCACTATCTCGCCGCCGTGCAATGGGCGGGCCGGCCGGCCGACGATACCTTCGTGCAAGCGGTCGGCAGGTCGGCAGCCGGGCTGCGGATGCGGTCACTGCTGGCCAGACGGTCCGGGATGGCCGTCCTCGTACTGCAAGGCCGTCCGCAGGCGAAGGCCCTGCACGAGGCAGTGGGCCGTGAACTCGGCTCGCCCACCGGCTCGATCGGTGTGGGCGGCCGCTGCGACACCCCGAGCGAGATCCCCCGCTCGTTCCAGGAAGCGCTGCGCGCCCTGGAGGTCCGCCAGCGCTCTCAGTCCCCCCACGGCACCACGACCTTCGACGAACTGGGTCTCTACCGCATCCTGGGGTCGGGCGGCGGCTACCGGGAGGTCGAGCAGTTCGTCCGTGAGTGGCTCGGCCCGCTCCTGGACTATGACGCCGCACACCACTCGGACCTGGTCCAGACCCTCTCCCAGTACTTCGAGTGCGGCGGCAACTACGACGCCACGGCAGCCGCCCTCCCCATCCACCGCAGCACCCTGCGATACCGGCTCCAGCGCATCCGCGAGGTCAGCGGCAGCGACCTCGGGGACGTCGACAGCCGGCTGAACCTGCACGTGGCCACCCGGGTGTGGAAAGTCCTGGGCGGCTGCCCCTGA
- a CDS encoding MEDS domain-containing protein, with amino-acid sequence MHRRTADTPVAAVAHLGGVQLTPGDHICALYWGRAERDQLMTPFLAEGLSAGHICLLLGTEGDGCTFRDVLASHAPAVGRGGNNLQIRGPDEYLRDGTFDGDRTLARLSAWSDEMFPSDNDTCARLAADMSWAQPLVQPAFVQDLVRYEMHATRWLRSHPQVGMCMYDLELFHSDLIVPLIKAHPKVWLNGMIMENPYFLDPDEETGPPASGET; translated from the coding sequence ATGCACCGGCGGACAGCGGACACTCCCGTGGCCGCTGTCGCTCACCTGGGCGGAGTACAACTGACTCCCGGCGACCACATCTGTGCCCTGTACTGGGGGCGTGCCGAGCGGGACCAGCTCATGACCCCCTTCTTGGCGGAGGGCCTGAGTGCAGGGCACATCTGCCTCCTCTTGGGCACCGAGGGCGACGGCTGTACTTTTCGCGACGTCTTGGCCTCTCACGCCCCCGCGGTGGGCCGGGGCGGCAACAACCTCCAGATCAGGGGCCCGGATGAGTATCTGCGGGACGGGACCTTCGACGGAGACCGCACACTGGCCCGGCTCTCCGCATGGTCGGACGAGATGTTCCCGTCCGACAACGACACCTGCGCCCGGCTTGCCGCCGATATGAGCTGGGCCCAGCCCTTGGTGCAGCCCGCCTTCGTCCAGGACCTGGTCCGCTACGAGATGCACGCGACCCGGTGGCTGCGGTCGCATCCCCAGGTGGGGATGTGCATGTACGACCTGGAGCTGTTCCACAGTGACCTGATCGTCCCACTGATCAAGGCCCATCCGAAGGTCTGGCTGAACGGCATGATCATGGAAAATCCGTACTTCCTCGATCCCGATGAGGAGACCGGGCCACCGGCCTC